In the genome of Podospora pseudocomata strain CBS 415.72m chromosome 7, whole genome shotgun sequence, the window ccgatgacgaggatgcccTCCACAGCACTTTCACCATTTCACGGGACAAGACAAGAGAGAGCAACTTCCAAACCCAGCAACTTATTGCCGCAGGACAATCACAGGTACCACAACGGCATAGTCTTAGACCTATGACTTCCGGGGAGTTTACCGGCATGGAGCCACCTAAACATGAAGGTGAAATGCCATactctgatgatgaggcgccaccaccgcggAGAACAACCTATGCCAACGGAATACCTGCCGTCCAGAGTTCAAGGTTTGCTCTCCAGCCAGAGCCATCCAAACATTACCAATCTCGTCCGACAAAGTGGAAAACACAACCCCAAAGGCTTGAAGCTGAACAGGAGGGTCTACCCAAAACCAAGGACGCTACCTCTACTGTGAGTCCTCAGGTTTGCAGCACAGAGGACAAAAAGGACCAATCCGATGACTTGGTGTGGGAAGTGGTCTATCGAATCAACAACCAGCATCTCTATCTTGCGCAACCCTACTATTCTGTTGACCACAACGGAGTGAGCTTATTACAGGGCGATCTCGGTCTGACCAGTTTGGCAAGACATTTGGCACGAAAGCCAAACATTGCTTTTGTCGTCTTCCAAGATTATTACACGGTCGACTATTTGGATCAAGCTTCCGGAGCCAGACGGAATGGCCCGGGATATCCTCCCATGGGCCCAGGGATGGGAATGCCCGGCGGAGGGCCCTTAGTATCAACCCCGCCCCGTTCAACACAGCCATCTCCTTGGATCAACGAAACCGTGGGAGAGGCTAAAGACATTGAGACGCCCCCGATATACTTTGAATCTATTGAACCCGTCACCAAAGGAATGCGGGAGGCTCTGAAAGCCCTGCTTTCTTCCAAAAGTGTGTCCTTCATCCGCcaatccctcaccaacccacaGAAAGAGCTCGAGGCACCATACTTCTTTTGGTATTTTCTCAGAGATAAACAGGATGCGATCCGTGAGCTGGCAGAGAAACATCAGTTACATCTCAGATTGCTGGGAAAGTACATCGAGAGTGCTTTCGGCAATACCTATCGTCATGTTGACGaccttctcaaactcggcaAGATTGAACTGAAGTATCTTCCGTTCCTCATCCGACCAGACGAGGTTTTGGTGACGACTATACGGTCATACGTCCGAGGCTACATTGCCAGTGCGATGGTTCAAATGGGGAAGCCCCCCGAACGGAGGCAAATTCCCGGCGTTCCTCCCCCTGTCATGCAAGAAAACACATTCTTTTACGAGGTGcagtgctggtgctgggttTACAGTGGTTCATCTTTTGCGAGTCGAGACGTAACCCTCCGACTCACAAATGAGCTTGATGGAAACACACTCATGGACGAAGAGATAGAGATCAGGACGCTCTTGGTATATCCTCTTCGGTTCGCTGAAGAGGGAGTCAAAGAGCATCTTGAGGCTGTTGGAAATTTTTGTTGGTCATCTAGAGTGAGGAAGTTGGTGGCCTACTTTGATGGGCATGTAGGTCCTCACCTAATCCCATTCTATTCGACACTGGCTGTGTCACAAGTGCACATACCCTAACCTTTCTTAGGAAGCCGAACGCTTCATGATCGACACCGCCACATATCAAAAGCTCCATCCAGGTGGGATGCTTCGCCGAGATCCGGGATGCTTCGTTCTTGGGGAAGACCCGGGGCCCGAGGACAACGATATCTATGCGTTTCCACCAGAGGTCAAAGGCTTCAATCTGCGACGCAAGGCCTGGGGTGAGTAGCACttactttttcttttgctaCGACTTCATACTAACCTAGGCTATCTCACAGTTGATCTCGATGTTTCAAAGATCATAGAGGTCGAGTGGGACAAAAGAGCGTTTGAGAATCTCGTGCTGAGTGATGTGAAGACCAAGGACTTGATCAAAGCCCTCGTGACAACTCAAGTGGCCGCAGAAAAGGGGACTGACATCATCA includes:
- a CDS encoding hypothetical protein (COG:O; EggNog:ENOG503NX1Y), which translates into the protein MASRQRGGFNPPPGRPISQSGRSVSPARATSPDHPTDDEDALHSTFTISRDKTRESNFQTQQLIAAGQSQVPQRHSLRPMTSGEFTGMEPPKHEGEMPYSDDEAPPPRRTTYANGIPAVQSSRFALQPEPSKHYQSRPTKWKTQPQRLEAEQEGLPKTKDATSTVSPQVCSTEDKKDQSDDLVWEVVYRINNQHLYLAQPYYSVDHNGVSLLQGDLGLTSLARHLARKPNIAFVVFQDYYTVDYLDQASGARRNGPGYPPMGPGMGMPGGGPLVSTPPRSTQPSPWINETVGEAKDIETPPIYFESIEPVTKGMREALKALLSSKSVSFIRQSLTNPQKELEAPYFFWYFLRDKQDAIRELAEKHQLHLRLLGKYIESAFGNTYRHVDDLLKLGKIELKYLPFLIRPDEVLVTTIRSYVRGYIASAMVQMGKPPERRQIPGVPPPVMQENTFFYEVQCWCWVYSGSSFASRDVTLRLTNELDGNTLMDEEIEIRTLLVYPLRFAEEGVKEHLEAVGNFCWSSRVRKLVAYFDGHEAERFMIDTATYQKLHPGGMLRRDPGCFVLGEDPGPEDNDIYAFPPEVKGFNLRRKAWVDLDVSKIIEVEWDKRAFENLVLSDVKTKDLIKALVTTQVAAEKGTDIIKGKGKGLILLLHGAPGTGKTFTAEAVAEITEKPLYRVTCGDIGTSPENVEQYLESVLYLGQMWGCVVLLDEAEVFLEQRGLADLNRNALVSVFLRVLEYYDGILILTSNRVGTFDEAFKSRIQLSIHYDNLNIPQRRKIWRNFLTRLKEIDAESIDSEDIYDSLDEFAKMDLNGRAIRNAITTARQLAKHKNEVVSSSHLQYVIEVASRFDDYIKNVREGMTDEDFARDGGYR